A DNA window from Hevea brasiliensis isolate MT/VB/25A 57/8 chromosome 2, ASM3005281v1, whole genome shotgun sequence contains the following coding sequences:
- the LOC110673891 gene encoding growth-regulating factor 9: MKLCSGIGDDRGPVIKRWKSQLTAAQLAELQLQVMIYKYIAAGLPVPSALVLPTWNSVASSFGFVNGLNPSFVGFSPQAFDYRNMMDPEPGRCRRTDGKKWRCKKTVVSGQKYCERHMHRGCQRSKMTLEVTASNATPLNNSSKTSQNSGTSGSSPIPATLSSNHKNYGMACSNVDAKTTGTTKAAFVVSCPKSINTSLNPRGIAGCINATAIMITSTVPTDSTITTATVGTNKGGSNNNHKTKTIADRNVNCSNNVSLKNLIDGANNSRNITNTKGVAYQGLNFSPNSVLQVQNCGTASTCLYRSYVDVEPGRCRRTDGKKWRCRRDVVPSEKYCKMHMHRGAKKRVEASQSSALLNANPEIISTTSSCLLPTAIFPKKGSINLNTNLSISITANPQLDNTTDTNISNNSETTISNTLIASCEDGDLSS; this comes from the exons ATGAAGTTGTGTAGCGGGATCGGTGATGATCGTGGTCCTGTAATCAAGCGGTGGAAGTCTCAGCTAACAGCAGCTCAGCTGGCTGAGCTACAGCTACAAGTGATGATATACAAGTACATAGCGGCTGGCCTCCCTGTGCCTTCTGCACTTGTACTTCCCACTTGGAATAGCGTGGCTTCATCTTTTGGGTTCGTTAATGGACTAAACCCCAGCT TTGTGGGTTTCAGTCCTCAGGCATTTGATTATAGAAACATGATGGATCCAGAACCAGGGAGGTGTAGAAGAACTGATGGGAAGAAATGGAGGTGTAAGAAGACTGTGGTTTCTGGTCAGAAATATTGTGAGCGGCACATGCACAGAGGCTGTCAGCGTTCAAAAATGACTCTGGAAGTCACAGCTTCTAATGCAACACCACTAAACAACTCAAGCAAGACTTCACAGAATTCAGGAACCAGTGGTTCCAGTCCAATCCCTGCAACTCTCTCAAGTAACCATAAAAACTATGGCATGGCCTGCAGTAATGTTGATGCCAAAACGACTGGTACAACGAAGGCTGCTTTTGTAGTTAGTTGCCCAAAAAGCATTAACACGAGCTTGAATCCTAGGGGCATTGCTGGCTGCATAAATGCTACTGCAATCATGATCACCAGCACTGTTCCCACGGACTCCACCATCACCACAGCAACTGTGGGAACTAACAAGGGTGGAAGTAACAACAATCACAAGACTAAAACTATTGCTGATAGGAATGTCAATTGTagcaacaatgttagtttgaagAATCTAATCGATGGAGCCAACAACAGCAGAAACATCACAAATACCAAAGGCGTTGCATATCAAGGATTGAACTTCTCACCAAATAGTGTTCTTCAAG TTCAAAATTGTGGCACCGCATCCACATGCTTGTACAGAAGTTACGTTGATGTTGAACCAGGTAGGTGTAGAAGAACAGATGGAAAGAAGTGGCGATGCCGCAGAGACGTTGTGCCTAGTGAGAAGTATTGCAAGATGCATATGCATAGAGGTGCAAAGAAGCGCGTGGAAGCTTCCCAATCATCTGCTCTTCTCAATGCCAACCCTGAGATTATCTCCACTACTAGCAGTTGTCTACTCCCTACTGCAATCTTTCCCAAGAAAGGGAGTATAAACTTAAACACTAATCTTTCTATCTCAATCACAGCAAATCCTCAACTAGATAATACGACTGACACCAACATCAGCAATAACAGTGAAACCACCATCAGCAACACCTTAATCGCCTCCTGCGAAGATGGAGACTTATCTTCTTAG
- the LOC110673906 gene encoding fasciclin-like arabinogalactan protein 10, whose product MGALHYLFLFLTLSALSTTTLAHNITDILSGLPDYSEFNKYLTQTKLADEINSRETITVLALNNAAMSALAGKHPLSVIKNALSLLVVLDYYDPTKLHQISNGSTLSTTLYQTTGNAPGNLGFVNITDLQGGKVGFGSAAPGSKLDASYTKSVKQIPYNISVLEISAPIIAPGILTAPAPTPSDVNITALLEKAGCKTFASLLQSSGVIKTYQAAADKGLTIFAPNDEAFKAKGVPDLSKLTNAEIVSLLQYHAAAGYSPFGSLKTQKDPITTLASNGAGKFDLTVTAAGDSVTLHTGVDSSRVADTVLDSTPLMIFTVDNVLLPAELFGKSPSPAPALEPVSAPSPSPATTPSPAPASVEAPSPLAASPPAPPSETPQGAPSDAPVGSENSTADNAAIPVTAPALFTVSATVICSILMS is encoded by the coding sequence ATGGGAGCGTTACATTACCTCTTCCTCTTTCTTACCCTTTCTGCACTCTCCACCACCACATTAGCCCATAACATCACCGACATTCTCTCTGGCCTGCCTGACTACTCCGAGTTCAACAAATATCTCACCCAAACAAAGCTTGCTGATGAAATCAACAGTCGGGAGACTATCACCGTACTCGCCCTCAACAATGCGGCTATGTCCGCCCTTGCTGGCAAACATCCCTTATCCGTTATTAAAAACGCTCTTAGCCTTCTTGTTGTGCTCGATTACTATGATCCCACAAAACTCCACCAGATCTCTAATGGCAGTACCCTGTCCACCACCCTTTACCAAACTACAGGAAATGCCCCTGGCAATTTAGGCTTTGTCAACATCACTGACCTGCAGGGAGGTAAAGTGGGGTTTGGCTCCGCTGCCCCTGGCTCCAAGCTCGACGCCTCTTACACCAAGTCTGTCAAACAAATCCCTTACAATATCTCCGTCCTCGAGATCAGCGCGCCGATTATTGCTCCCGGAATCCTAACGGCTCCGGCCCCGACACCTTCCGATGTGAACATTACAGCTTTGCTTGAGAAGGCTGGATGCAAAACATTCGCTAGTTTGCTTCAGTCGAGCGGTGTGATTAAGACGTATCAGGCAGCGGCTGATAAAGGTTTGACCATTTTTGCACCGAACGATGAAGCCTTTAAGGCCAAAGGAGTCCCCGATCTGAGCAAGCTCACAAATGCTGAGATTGTTTCGCTCTTACAGTATCATGCCGCCGCTGGATACAGTCCTTTCGGTTCCTTGAAGACCCAAAAAGATCCAATCACAACATTGGCCAGTAATGGCGCAGGGAAGTTCGATCTGACAGTGACTGCAGCTGGTGACTCCGTAACTCTCCACACAGGGGTTGACTCATCGAGAGTTGCCGACACTGTTCTCGACTCCACGCCATTGATGATTTTCACTGTTGATAATGTACTTCTCCCTGCAGAGTTGTTCGGAAAGTCTCCATCTCCTGCGCCAGCCCTTGAACCGGTGAGCGCGCCTTCTCCTTCTCCGGCTACAACACCAAGTCCAGCTCCTGCTAGTGTTGAGGCCCCATCACCACTGGCCGCTTCTCCACCAGCACCGCCGTCGGAAACCCCGCAAGGAGCTCCTTCAGATGCCCCAGTAGGATCGGAGAATAGCACAGCGGACAACGCGGCTATTCCCGTGACCGCCCCTGCGTTGTTCACTGTTTCTGCCACTGTAATTTGCTCGATTCTCATGTCCTGA